The following are encoded together in the Micromonospora lupini genome:
- a CDS encoding YkvA family protein → MGKTLKRSAAFTALARALMAGARGGPSLGTRLAALPRMIRATTRGEYDGGLRLALMTAATAYIVSPIDLLPEIPLAIFGLADDAVMVTWLAGSVLAETDRFLEWEARRSSVIPGGLVP, encoded by the coding sequence ATGGGGAAGACACTGAAGCGCAGCGCGGCGTTCACGGCCCTGGCGCGGGCACTGATGGCGGGGGCGCGGGGCGGGCCCTCGCTGGGCACCCGACTGGCGGCGCTGCCCCGGATGATCCGCGCCACGACCCGGGGGGAGTACGACGGTGGCCTGCGGCTGGCACTGATGACGGCGGCCACGGCGTACATCGTCTCGCCCATCGACCTGCTGCCGGAGATCCCGCTGGCGATCTTCGGGCTGGCCGACGACGCGGTGATGGTCACCTGGTTGGCCGGCAGCGTTCTCGCCGAGACCGACCGTTTCCTCGAGTGGGAGGCCCGACGCAGCTCGGTCATCCCCGGGGGGCTGGTGCCCTGA
- a CDS encoding cystathionine beta-synthase: MQYYDNVVDMIGNTPLVRLRNVTEGIQATVLAKVEYLNPGGSVKDRIALRMVEDAEAAGLLRPGGTIVEPTSGNTGVGLALVAQLKGYKCVFVCPDKVSQDKQDVLRAYGAEVVVCPTAVAPEDPRSYYNVSDRLTREIPGAWKPDQYSNPANPRSHYETTGPELWKQTEGGLTHFVTGVGTGGTISGIGRYLKEASEGRVRVIGADPEGSVYSGGTGRPYLVEGVGEDFWPQTYDRGVADEIVEVSDKASFEMTRRLAREEGLLVGGSCGMAVVAALEVARRAGPDDVVVVLLPDGGRGYLSKIFNDSWMARYGFLDNSGHEPTVADALASKPGGLPELVHVHPTETVRDAIDYMREYGVSQLPVLKAEPPVVTGEVAGSIAERDLLDALFTGQAHLHDTIERHMGDPLPMIGGGQPVSEAVGLLEKSDAALVLVDGKPKGVLTRQDLLAHLGAH; the protein is encoded by the coding sequence GTGCAGTACTACGACAACGTCGTCGACATGATCGGCAACACGCCGCTGGTCCGCCTGCGCAACGTCACCGAGGGCATCCAGGCCACCGTGCTCGCCAAGGTCGAATACCTGAACCCGGGCGGCTCGGTGAAGGACCGGATCGCGCTGCGGATGGTCGAGGACGCCGAGGCCGCCGGCCTGCTCAGGCCCGGCGGCACCATCGTCGAGCCGACCAGCGGCAACACGGGCGTCGGGCTGGCCCTGGTGGCCCAGCTCAAGGGCTACAAGTGTGTCTTCGTCTGCCCCGACAAGGTGAGCCAGGACAAGCAGGACGTGCTGCGGGCGTACGGCGCCGAGGTGGTGGTCTGCCCGACAGCTGTCGCGCCGGAGGACCCGCGTTCGTACTACAACGTCTCGGACCGGCTGACCCGCGAGATTCCCGGCGCGTGGAAGCCCGACCAGTACAGCAACCCGGCGAACCCGCGTTCGCACTACGAGACGACAGGCCCGGAGCTGTGGAAGCAGACCGAGGGCGGGCTCACGCACTTCGTGACAGGCGTCGGCACCGGCGGAACGATCTCCGGCATCGGGCGGTACCTGAAGGAGGCGTCGGAGGGTCGGGTGCGGGTCATCGGCGCCGACCCGGAGGGCTCGGTCTACTCCGGCGGCACCGGCCGGCCGTACCTGGTCGAGGGCGTCGGTGAGGACTTCTGGCCCCAGACGTACGACAGGGGTGTGGCCGACGAGATCGTCGAGGTCTCCGACAAGGCGTCCTTCGAGATGACCCGGCGGCTGGCCCGCGAGGAGGGCCTGCTGGTCGGCGGCTCCTGCGGGATGGCTGTGGTCGCCGCGCTGGAGGTGGCCCGCAGGGCCGGCCCGGACGACGTCGTGGTGGTGCTGCTGCCGGACGGCGGCCGGGGCTACCTGTCCAAGATCTTCAACGACTCGTGGATGGCCCGGTACGGCTTCCTGGACAACTCCGGTCACGAGCCGACGGTGGCCGACGCGCTGGCCAGCAAGCCAGGCGGCCTGCCCGAGCTGGTGCACGTGCACCCGACCGAGACGGTCCGGGACGCGATCGACTACATGCGCGAGTACGGCGTCTCGCAGCTGCCGGTGCTCAAGGCCGAGCCGCCTGTGGTGACAGGTGAGGTCGCCGGCTCGATCGCCGAGCGGGACCTGCTCGACGCGCTGTTCACCGGTCAGGCCCACCTGCACGACACCATCGAGCGGCACATGGGCGACCCGCTGCCGATGATCGGTGGCGGGCAGCCGGTGAGCGAGGCCGTCGGCCTGCTGGAGAAGTCCGACGCCGCGCTGGTCCTGGTCGACGGCAAGCCCAAGGGCGTCCTCACCCGCCAGGACCTCCTGGCCCACCTGGGCGCCCACTAG
- a CDS encoding GNAT family N-acetyltransferase translates to MTITLRPATGDDLMAVGAMHQRSRVAAYSPFLSAEALAEPTQEAMGRYWAERWQWERDTHRLTVAERPGALVGFSYVGPDDEDDPATGLLNAIHLEPAEQGRGTGRLLMVDALDAMRALGWRRAVLWVLRDNIHARAFYERGGWSPTGDERDETIGSAPTRQLRYTRNL, encoded by the coding sequence ATGACCATCACGCTCCGCCCCGCGACCGGTGACGACCTGATGGCGGTGGGCGCTATGCACCAGCGCTCCCGGGTCGCCGCGTACTCGCCGTTCCTGTCCGCCGAGGCGTTGGCCGAGCCGACCCAGGAGGCGATGGGGCGGTACTGGGCCGAACGGTGGCAGTGGGAGCGGGACACCCACCGGCTGACCGTCGCCGAGCGCCCGGGAGCGCTCGTCGGGTTCAGTTACGTGGGCCCGGACGACGAGGACGACCCCGCGACCGGGCTGCTCAACGCGATCCACCTGGAACCGGCGGAGCAGGGTCGGGGCACCGGCCGCCTGTTGATGGTGGACGCCCTGGACGCCATGCGCGCCCTCGGTTGGCGTCGTGCGGTGCTCTGGGTGCTGCGGGACAACATCCACGCTCGTGCCTTCTACGAGCGCGGCGGCTGGAGCCCGACGGGTGATGAACGGGACGAGACGATCGGATCAGCGCCGACCCGCCAGTTGCGCTACACCCGCAACCTCTGA
- a CDS encoding ribonuclease Z, with translation MSMRELVVLGTASQAPTRQRNHNGYVLRWDDEVILFDPGEGSQRQLLHTTVTATDLTRICVTHFHGDHCLGLPGTIQRLSLDRVPHPVAVHFPAGGAEYFARLRHATSFYETAELAVTPIETDGQRIALSCGTLEARRLRHPIETYGYRLVEPDGCRMLPEKLAAYGIGGPAVGELIRVGHLDLDGRRVTRDEVSVPRAGQRFAFVMDTGLCDGVYALAEHADLLVIESTFLESEAALAAEVGHLTAAQAARVATESGVRTLVLTHFSQRYPDPRRFFDEARAHFDGDLVIAEDLTTVQVPPRRVASAG, from the coding sequence ATGTCCATGCGCGAGCTGGTGGTGCTCGGGACGGCCAGTCAGGCCCCCACCCGGCAGCGCAACCACAACGGGTACGTGCTGCGCTGGGACGACGAGGTGATCCTCTTCGACCCCGGCGAGGGCAGCCAGCGGCAGCTCTTGCACACCACTGTCACCGCCACCGACCTGACCCGGATCTGCGTCACGCACTTCCACGGCGACCACTGCCTCGGCCTGCCGGGCACCATCCAGCGCCTCTCGCTGGACCGGGTGCCGCATCCGGTCGCCGTGCACTTCCCGGCGGGCGGCGCTGAATACTTCGCCCGTCTGCGGCACGCCACCTCCTTCTACGAGACGGCCGAGCTGGCTGTCACCCCGATCGAGACCGACGGCCAGCGGATCGCCCTGAGCTGCGGCACGCTGGAGGCCCGCCGGCTGCGGCACCCGATCGAGACGTACGGCTATCGGTTGGTCGAGCCGGACGGCTGCCGGATGCTGCCGGAGAAGCTGGCCGCGTACGGCATCGGTGGTCCGGCCGTCGGCGAGCTGATCCGCGTCGGGCACCTGGACCTCGACGGGCGTCGCGTCACCCGCGACGAGGTGAGCGTGCCCCGGGCGGGGCAGCGGTTCGCCTTCGTGATGGACACCGGCCTCTGCGACGGGGTGTACGCCCTGGCCGAGCACGCCGACCTGCTTGTCATCGAGTCGACGTTCCTGGAGTCGGAGGCCGCGCTCGCCGCCGAGGTCGGCCACCTGACCGCGGCGCAGGCCGCGCGGGTGGCGACCGAATCGGGGGTACGCACGCTTGTGCTCACGCACTTCTCGCAGCGCTACCCCGATCCGCGCCGGTTCTTCGACGAGGCTCGCGCGCACTTCGACGGCGACCTGGTCATCGCCGAGGATCTGACCACCGTGCAGGTCCCGCCGCGCCGGGTAGCCTCGGCCGGATGA
- the msrA gene encoding peptide-methionine (S)-S-oxide reductase MsrA — translation MFLRRMNAEMISPDQALPGRQIAMPVADRHEVLGTPLKGPFPEGLQVAVFGMGCFWGAERLFWTLPGVYTTSAGYAGGITKNPTYEETCSGRTGHAEVVQVVYDPSKITYEDLLKVFWENHDPTQGMRQGNDVGTQYRSGIYTTTDEQRAIAESSRDAFQPIVTRAGKGEITTEIAPLGSYYFAEDYHQQYLAPTKNPNGYCNHGPNGLSCPVGVARTAG, via the coding sequence GTGTTCCTGCGCCGTATGAACGCCGAGATGATTTCGCCCGACCAGGCCCTGCCGGGCCGGCAGATCGCCATGCCTGTCGCCGACCGCCACGAGGTGCTGGGCACCCCGTTGAAGGGCCCGTTCCCCGAGGGCCTCCAGGTCGCCGTCTTCGGCATGGGCTGTTTCTGGGGTGCCGAGCGCCTGTTCTGGACGCTTCCCGGCGTCTACACCACCTCCGCCGGCTACGCGGGCGGCATCACGAAGAACCCGACGTACGAGGAGACGTGCTCCGGCCGGACCGGGCACGCCGAGGTCGTCCAGGTGGTGTACGACCCCAGCAAGATCACGTATGAGGACCTGCTGAAGGTCTTCTGGGAGAACCACGACCCGACCCAGGGCATGCGCCAGGGCAACGACGTGGGCACCCAGTACCGGTCGGGGATCTACACGACCACCGACGAGCAGCGGGCCATCGCGGAGTCGTCCCGGGACGCCTTCCAGCCGATCGTGACCCGGGCCGGCAAGGGTGAGATCACCACCGAGATCGCTCCGCTCGGCAGCTACTACTTTGCCGAGGACTACCACCAGCAGTACCTGGCCCCGACGAAGAACCCGAACGGGTACTGCAACCACGGCCCGAACGGGCTGAGCTGCCCGGTCGGCGTGGCCCGTACCGCCGGCTGA
- a CDS encoding HIT family protein, translating into MSGCVFCGIVTGEVPAFRVADEPDGVAFLDTRPVFKGHVLVVPRVHLVTLAELPTDLLPGYFALVQRLAVAVEAALGAGGTFVAMNNKVSQSVPHLHTHVVPRTKGDGLRGFFWPRTRYTDDTEAQTYADRIAAAHGGGA; encoded by the coding sequence ATGAGCGGGTGCGTGTTCTGCGGGATCGTGACGGGTGAGGTGCCGGCGTTCCGGGTCGCGGACGAACCGGACGGGGTGGCCTTCCTGGACACCCGCCCGGTGTTCAAGGGACACGTGCTGGTGGTGCCCCGGGTGCACCTGGTGACCCTCGCCGAGCTTCCGACCGATCTGCTGCCCGGCTACTTCGCGCTGGTCCAGCGGCTCGCGGTGGCGGTGGAGGCCGCTCTGGGGGCGGGTGGGACGTTCGTGGCGATGAACAACAAGGTGTCGCAGTCCGTCCCGCATCTGCACACCCACGTGGTGCCGCGCACCAAGGGCGACGGGCTGCGGGGCTTCTTCTGGCCGCGCACCCGGTACACGGACGACACCGAGGCACAGACGTACGCCGACCGGATCGCCGCCGCCCACGGCGGCGGGGCCTGA
- a CDS encoding cystathionine gamma-synthase, with translation MSHGFETLAIHAGQDPEARTGAVIPPIYQTSTYAQDAVGAPRLGYEYSRSGNPTRDALQECLAALEGGPVGLAFASGLAAEDTLLRAVCQPGDHVIIPDDAYGGTYRLFARVAQRWGLEFTPAKVSDVDAVRAAVQPGRTKIVWVETPTNPLLGIADIAALASLAHDAGALLVVDNTFASPYLQQPIAYGADVVVHSTTKYIGGHSDVVGGALVVADAALGEELRYHQNAMGAINGPFDAWLTLRGIKTLGVRMDRHCDNAERLAAYLDGHAKVAQVIYPGLPSHPGHEVAAKQMRRFGGMISFRASGGEDHAVEICNRAKLFVLAESLGGVESLIEHPGRMTHASAAGSPLEVPGDLVRLSVGIETVDDLLADLEQALG, from the coding sequence ATGAGTCACGGCTTCGAGACGCTCGCCATTCACGCCGGTCAGGACCCTGAGGCCCGCACCGGCGCGGTGATCCCGCCGATCTACCAGACCAGCACGTACGCCCAGGACGCCGTCGGCGCCCCCCGGCTCGGCTACGAGTACAGCCGCTCCGGCAACCCGACCCGCGACGCCCTCCAGGAGTGCCTGGCCGCGCTGGAGGGTGGGCCGGTGGGCCTCGCCTTCGCCAGCGGCCTGGCCGCGGAGGACACCCTGCTGCGGGCCGTCTGCCAGCCGGGCGACCACGTGATCATCCCGGACGACGCGTACGGCGGCACCTACCGCCTCTTCGCCCGGGTGGCCCAGCGCTGGGGTCTGGAGTTCACGCCGGCAAAGGTCTCCGACGTGGACGCCGTCCGGGCCGCCGTGCAGCCCGGCCGGACGAAGATCGTCTGGGTGGAGACGCCGACGAACCCGCTGCTCGGCATCGCCGACATCGCCGCCCTGGCCTCCCTGGCGCACGACGCCGGCGCGCTGCTGGTTGTCGACAACACCTTCGCCTCGCCGTACCTGCAACAGCCGATCGCGTACGGCGCCGACGTGGTGGTGCACTCCACCACCAAGTACATCGGCGGACACTCCGACGTGGTGGGTGGCGCGCTCGTCGTCGCCGACGCCGCGCTCGGCGAGGAGCTGCGCTACCACCAGAACGCGATGGGCGCGATCAACGGCCCGTTCGACGCCTGGCTCACGCTGCGCGGCATCAAGACCCTCGGCGTACGGATGGATCGGCACTGCGACAACGCCGAGCGGCTCGCCGCGTACCTCGACGGGCACGCCAAGGTGGCCCAGGTGATCTACCCCGGGCTGCCCTCGCACCCCGGACACGAGGTGGCCGCCAAGCAGATGCGCCGGTTCGGCGGCATGATCTCGTTCCGGGCCTCCGGCGGCGAGGACCACGCCGTGGAGATCTGCAACCGGGCGAAGCTCTTCGTGCTCGCCGAGTCGCTCGGCGGCGTGGAGTCCCTGATCGAACACCCCGGTCGCATGACACACGCAAGTGCTGCCGGCTCGCCGCTTGAAGTTCCCGGTGATCTCGTGCGACTGTCTGTCGGCATCGAGACGGTCGACGACCTGCTCGCCGATCTGGAGCAGGCGCTGGGCTGA
- a CDS encoding amidase has product MAVQDIVATWVGATAKQIARGVRRGDVSATQVVADHLEYIASADRELAAFRAVRGGEAITEAEKVDEQEDLANLPLAGVPVAVKENTPVAGLPTWNGSAAVRTDIAEADHEVVRRLRGAGAVILGVTRMPELGLWALTDDESAVTRNPWDNTRTPGGSSGGAAAAVAAGLVPIAHANDGLGSIRIPAACCGLVGLKPGRGVVPCQLGADDWFGLTEHGMLTSTVADAAVGFSVLAGRRAEKLVPPQRLRVGVSLRSPVRGISPDAPNRDAVATAGRLLAAAGHDTVPADPVYPTALGLQGIATWFAAAATDVRAAGLDRRGLQRRTRRHVALGEWAQRRGYVREADRAAWRQRSVDFFTDHSVDLLLTPALASAPPEAARWSERSWRANMSANIRYAPYAAPWNIAGLPAIVVPVGRRPDGLPVAVQIVGPPGSELLLLGVAGQFEMAAPWSRHAPGYPLVGTGSPAAA; this is encoded by the coding sequence ATGGCCGTGCAGGACATCGTGGCGACCTGGGTCGGGGCGACCGCCAAGCAGATCGCCCGGGGCGTACGCCGGGGTGACGTCTCGGCCACCCAGGTCGTCGCCGACCACCTGGAGTACATCGCCTCGGCCGACCGCGAACTGGCCGCGTTCCGCGCCGTTCGCGGCGGCGAGGCGATCACCGAGGCCGAGAAGGTCGACGAGCAGGAGGACCTGGCCAACCTTCCCCTGGCCGGGGTGCCGGTGGCGGTCAAGGAGAACACCCCGGTCGCCGGCCTCCCCACCTGGAACGGGTCGGCAGCCGTACGCACCGACATCGCGGAGGCCGACCACGAGGTGGTCCGCCGGCTGCGTGGCGCCGGTGCGGTGATCCTCGGGGTCACCCGGATGCCGGAGCTGGGGCTGTGGGCGCTCACCGACGACGAGAGCGCGGTGACCCGCAACCCGTGGGACAACACGCGTACCCCCGGGGGGTCCTCGGGCGGCGCCGCCGCCGCGGTCGCCGCCGGTCTGGTGCCCATCGCGCACGCCAACGACGGGCTCGGCTCGATCCGCATCCCGGCGGCCTGCTGCGGCCTGGTCGGTCTCAAGCCCGGCCGGGGCGTGGTGCCCTGCCAACTCGGCGCGGACGACTGGTTCGGCCTCACCGAGCACGGCATGCTCACCAGCACCGTCGCGGACGCGGCGGTCGGTTTCTCGGTGCTCGCCGGCCGGCGGGCGGAGAAGCTGGTTCCGCCGCAGCGGCTGCGGGTGGGCGTCTCGCTGCGCTCGCCGGTGCGCGGCATCTCCCCGGACGCACCCAACCGGGACGCGGTGGCCACCGCCGGGCGGCTGCTCGCCGCCGCCGGGCACGACACCGTGCCGGCCGATCCGGTCTACCCCACGGCCCTGGGCCTGCAGGGCATCGCCACCTGGTTCGCCGCTGCCGCCACCGACGTCCGGGCCGCCGGGCTGGACCGACGCGGCCTGCAACGCCGTACCCGGCGGCACGTCGCGCTTGGCGAGTGGGCGCAGCGCCGCGGTTACGTCCGCGAGGCCGACCGGGCCGCCTGGCGGCAGCGCTCGGTCGACTTCTTCACCGACCACTCGGTCGACCTGCTGCTCACCCCCGCGCTGGCCAGCGCGCCACCGGAGGCCGCACGCTGGTCCGAGCGATCCTGGCGGGCGAACATGTCGGCAAACATCCGGTACGCCCCGTACGCCGCACCGTGGAACATCGCCGGCCTGCCGGCGATCGTGGTCCCGGTGGGCCGCCGACCGGACGGCCTGCCTGTCGCGGTGCAGATCGTCGGCCCGCCCGGCTCGGAACTGCTGCTGCTCGGCGTGGCCGGTCAGTTCGAGATGGCCGCCCCGTGGTCGCGTCACGCCCCCGGCTACCCCCTCGTCGGAACGGGGTCGCCGGCCGCCGCATGA
- a CDS encoding DUF4328 domain-containing protein, giving the protein MRCLTCGDATSPEHNDCQRCHTPLGQPAVTPGLPTYRVRGIGLAATIAVGATAVFYLVVSLSPLIGIVLARRAMANDDTDLLLGAAVVGGLLALPMVVAHLTAAVLVIIWTWRARKNTDAFPGALPTLGAGWAIAGWLVPFANFVVPARVVAGVARDSLWRRFTPTLVVVWWCAWLVFSVGGRLTSRADEKAYDKLPETPFTDAGYQAYVDYYGDSLLRNALPAVACAVAAVTLILLIHRISAAQEARIAQAAPVWPTAAGWPAAPVWPAQPVPVAQSGPAAQPVPSGPAGPAVPATQSASDAQSVPAAQPASEGAPGAAPTV; this is encoded by the coding sequence ATGCGCTGCCTGACCTGCGGGGACGCCACCTCCCCCGAGCACAACGACTGCCAGCGCTGCCACACCCCACTGGGGCAGCCCGCCGTCACGCCGGGGCTGCCGACCTACCGCGTACGTGGGATCGGCCTGGCCGCCACCATCGCCGTCGGCGCGACAGCCGTGTTCTACCTGGTGGTGTCGCTGTCCCCGCTGATCGGCATCGTGCTGGCCCGGCGGGCAATGGCCAACGACGACACGGACCTGCTGCTCGGCGCGGCCGTCGTCGGAGGGCTGTTGGCGCTGCCCATGGTGGTGGCGCACCTCACCGCCGCCGTGCTGGTGATCATTTGGACGTGGCGGGCGCGGAAGAACACCGACGCCTTCCCGGGCGCGCTGCCGACGCTCGGGGCCGGCTGGGCGATCGCCGGCTGGCTGGTGCCCTTCGCGAACTTCGTGGTGCCGGCACGTGTGGTGGCTGGCGTGGCGAGGGACAGCCTCTGGCGTCGGTTCACGCCGACCCTCGTGGTCGTCTGGTGGTGCGCCTGGCTGGTGTTCAGCGTCGGCGGGCGGCTGACCAGTCGCGCCGACGAGAAGGCGTACGACAAGTTGCCGGAGACCCCGTTCACCGACGCCGGCTACCAGGCGTACGTCGACTACTACGGCGACTCCCTGCTCCGCAACGCCCTGCCCGCGGTGGCCTGTGCGGTCGCCGCGGTGACCCTGATCCTGCTGATCCACCGGATCTCCGCCGCGCAGGAGGCCCGGATCGCCCAGGCCGCCCCGGTCTGGCCGACCGCCGCAGGATGGCCGGCCGCCCCGGTCTGGCCGGCCCAGCCGGTCCCGGTGGCCCAGTCGGGGCCGGCAGCCCAGCCGGTCCCGTCGGGTCCTGCGGGCCCGGCGGTCCCGGCGACTCAGTCGGCCTCGGACGCCCAGTCGGTCCCGGCTGCGCAGCCTGCTTCGGAGGGGGCGCCGGGGGCCGCGCCCACTGTGTGA
- the ilvA gene encoding threonine ammonia-lyase, which yields MTQLVGLDDVRAARKLLADVVRTTPLEPSRPLSAALGGPTWLKCENVQRAGSYKVRGAYVRISRLSAAERERGVVAASAGNHAQGVALAAGLVGTHATVFMPVNAPLPKVAATKGYGAQVELAGNTVDESLVAAQTYAERTGAVLIHPFDHADVIAGQGTVALEILEQCPEVRTIITGVGGGGLISGMAVAAKALRPDVRIIGVQAAGAAAFPPSLLAGEPVRLPAFATIADGIAVGRPGEITFNHVRKLVDEIVTVTEEDISRALLMLLERGKQVVEPAGAVGVAALLAGVVEVETPVVAVLSGGNIDPLLMLRVIEHGLAAAGRYLRVTVRCSDRPGQLASLLSQIAEHRANVVDVEHQRANPHLSLGEVEVALSVETRGVEHSDTLISALRASGYQVVFAAEA from the coding sequence ATGACGCAACTGGTCGGCCTCGACGACGTACGGGCTGCACGGAAACTCCTCGCCGACGTCGTCCGGACCACCCCGCTGGAGCCCTCCCGGCCACTGAGCGCGGCACTGGGCGGACCGACCTGGCTCAAGTGCGAGAACGTGCAGCGCGCCGGCTCGTACAAGGTGCGCGGCGCGTACGTGCGGATCTCCCGACTGTCGGCGGCCGAGCGCGAACGCGGCGTGGTGGCGGCGAGCGCCGGTAACCACGCCCAGGGCGTTGCGCTCGCCGCCGGGCTGGTCGGCACGCACGCGACTGTCTTCATGCCTGTCAACGCGCCGCTGCCGAAGGTCGCCGCCACGAAGGGGTACGGCGCGCAGGTCGAGCTGGCCGGCAACACGGTCGACGAGTCGCTGGTGGCGGCGCAGACGTACGCCGAGCGGACCGGTGCGGTGCTCATCCACCCGTTCGACCACGCGGACGTGATCGCCGGGCAGGGCACTGTGGCGTTGGAGATCCTCGAACAGTGCCCGGAGGTGCGCACCATCATCACCGGAGTGGGCGGCGGCGGCCTGATCTCCGGCATGGCGGTGGCCGCCAAGGCACTGCGGCCGGACGTACGCATCATCGGCGTGCAGGCGGCCGGCGCGGCGGCCTTCCCGCCCTCCCTGCTGGCCGGGGAACCGGTCCGGCTGCCCGCGTTCGCCACCATCGCGGACGGCATCGCGGTCGGGCGGCCGGGGGAGATCACCTTCAACCATGTCCGCAAGCTCGTCGACGAGATCGTCACGGTCACCGAGGAGGACATCTCCCGGGCCCTGCTGATGCTGTTGGAGCGGGGCAAGCAGGTCGTCGAGCCGGCCGGAGCGGTAGGCGTGGCCGCGCTCCTGGCCGGGGTGGTCGAGGTGGAGACGCCAGTGGTCGCGGTGCTCTCCGGCGGCAACATCGACCCCCTGCTGATGCTGCGGGTGATCGAGCATGGTCTGGCGGCCGCCGGACGCTACCTGCGGGTGACGGTGCGGTGCTCCGACCGGCCCGGGCAGCTCGCCTCGCTGCTCAGCCAGATTGCGGAGCACCGGGCCAACGTGGTGGACGTGGAACACCAGCGGGCCAACCCGCACCTGAGCCTCGGCGAGGTGGAGGTGGCCCTGTCGGTGGAGACCCGTGGCGTGGAGCACTCCGACACGTTGATCAGCGCGCTGCGCGCCAGCGGTTACCAGGTGGTCTTCGCCGCCGAGGCGTGA
- the greA gene encoding transcription elongation factor GreA produces MSTGNEAPATWLSQDAYDRLQAELDEHIANRPAIAAEINARREEGDLRENGGYHAAREEQGKAEGRIRYLQELLRTAKVGEAPTADAVSPGMVVTIYFDDDADDTETFLLGSREIAATTDLTVYSPESALGKAILGGRAGQTCTYTAPSGADIKVTVVSFEPFSG; encoded by the coding sequence GTGTCCACTGGCAACGAGGCGCCCGCCACCTGGCTGTCCCAGGACGCGTACGACCGCCTCCAGGCCGAGCTCGACGAGCACATCGCCAACCGTCCGGCGATCGCAGCCGAGATCAACGCTCGGCGCGAGGAGGGCGACCTGCGCGAGAACGGCGGCTATCACGCCGCCCGCGAGGAGCAGGGCAAGGCCGAGGGTCGCATCCGCTACCTGCAGGAGCTGCTGCGCACCGCCAAGGTCGGCGAGGCCCCGACGGCCGACGCGGTGTCGCCCGGCATGGTCGTGACTATCTACTTCGACGACGACGCCGACGACACCGAGACCTTCCTGCTCGGCTCGCGGGAGATCGCCGCCACCACCGACCTCACCGTCTACAGCCCCGAGTCGGCGCTCGGCAAGGCGATCCTGGGTGGCCGCGCCGGGCAGACCTGCACCTACACGGCACCGAGCGGCGCCGACATCAAGGTGACTGTGGTCAGCTTCGAGCCGTTCTCCGGCTGA
- a CDS encoding DUF4307 domain-containing protein, producing MTETHATISPGAPVFPAGRYGRRRAPGDGRRRTLLAALVLLVLVAVLSLISLRLYRQYGDPVYDAQVITYTDITDSQVVVDFRVTVPAGGSAVCVLRARDRAGVEVARAEVTVSAAPGDRHVSTRHRLSTSARPFIGEVLRCRPPA from the coding sequence GTGACCGAGACGCACGCCACAATTTCACCGGGCGCGCCGGTTTTCCCCGCCGGCCGCTACGGCCGCCGCCGGGCGCCCGGCGACGGCCGCCGTCGTACGCTGCTGGCCGCGCTGGTGCTCCTGGTGCTGGTGGCGGTGCTGAGCCTGATCTCGCTGCGGCTCTACCGGCAGTACGGCGACCCGGTCTACGACGCCCAGGTGATCACGTACACCGACATCACGGACAGCCAGGTGGTTGTCGACTTCCGGGTCACCGTGCCGGCGGGCGGATCGGCGGTCTGCGTGCTGCGCGCCCGGGACCGCGCCGGCGTCGAGGTGGCCCGTGCGGAAGTCACGGTGAGCGCCGCACCCGGCGACCGGCACGTCAGCACCCGGCACCGTCTGAGCACCTCCGCCCGACCGTTCATCGGCGAGGTTCTGCGCTGCCGACCTCCTGCCTGA